In the Urocitellus parryii isolate mUroPar1 chromosome 1, mUroPar1.hap1, whole genome shotgun sequence genome, tttttaaaaataaatagagatagaTTAAGGAGGGGTCTCTGTAGAATGGAGGCAGGAGAGAAGTGGCTGGTGTCTGGCATATACTGGCATCTACCTACTCAGTGCCTTAGGGCCTGGGAAAGGCCACTCCAGGCCTGTTTGTGAACTGAGGATTCATATgaggaaaggaaaacaggagGACCTTGGGAAGGTGCAAGGAAGTGGCCACCTGGCAGGGGGACTATCCTGGGTCCACCAGAGGACATGGCTCACCCAGTGCCATTAGCCTGGGTGCCTTAGAGCAGCAGGAGCTGGCCTGCTGAAGGTAGGCTCGCTGCCTACCCCAGGGCTCCTACCCTTTCCTCTGGCCCCACAAACTTTGAGTAGCCTTGTTCTCCAAACTGGAAATGAAAGGTGAGCAAGACACAATCCCTGCCCTAGGAAGTGTCCAGGCTGGGGACACATCACAGGAGCAGCACAGGTCCAGTTGAGGAGCAGTGGAGGCTGGTGTAGGGGGGACCCCCCAGCTGGGAGACCTGGAGGCTGTCAGGGGCCATACCAGCTACAGACAACATCCAGGACCCTGCCCCATAGAATAGATAGGACTGTGGCAGGCACATCCTAAGCCAGGGAAGAACGGGGAGCAGCAACAGATGGAAAAGCAGGGTCACGCAAGGAGTAGCCTTGCAAATCTTGGGAAGTGCCACATTGTCATTTGGCTTTATACAAAGAACTTGGCTTGTGTGgcgggtgtgcatgtgtgtgtgtgtgtgtatacatgtgtgtgtgtcagagGAGTTATATGGAACTGGGGATGCCAAGCCCAATTAGGAAACTCTTTGGGGTCCAGGTGGGAGACAGACTCACAGAGAAGGGCTTAGAAGGGTAGAAGAGACTGGGAGACCCCAGGGCCCACTTGGGAGAGTAGAGAGTTCCTTTCTGGGCTCCCGGCTGGATGCAGGGGCTGTCCAGGCTCTTGGTAGAGCCCTAGGAAGGGTAAAAGAGCAGCTGGGGCCTGTAAAGGGTCATCCAGGGAGTGTGTGCAAATCCATGGAAAGGGTCACCAGGTCACCCAGAGGGACCCAGGGAGGCTGTGACCAGTCAGCCAGGGGAAAGGTGGCAGGAAGCCACCACCCAAAACACTTTCTGGTTTGTGAATCCTCAGATTGGGGGAAAGCGTGCTTCAGGTGATGGACACGTGGACATGTGCTGAGCCTTGCAGTGTGTGGGTGCCTGCTTACTGCTCCCGTGCCCTGCCTGCCTGGGCTTTGGGGCACACGAAGCTGTGGGGCTTCCCTCCCAGGACTGAGCTGCAGAAGGTGTGGAAGCAGCCCTGCAACCTACCTGCTTGCCCTGGGACAGAGCTCCTGGGTGTCCTGATGGAATTAAGGAGGCCACAGCCTTCCAACCCCAAGGGGCCTGAGGGAACGTCtgcccaggagaagcctgcccaAGAGACCCTCCACACCCCTTCCTGTCCCACTGAGGGAGGTCTCctgctctcttcttcctcctgacAGCCCAGGGCATCAAGGAGAGAGAGATAAGAAAAGGTCCCTGCAGGACCACAGCAGAGACGCTAAGAAACCGCGCAAGGATGTGTGAGCCCCCAGAGACCTAGGCCTGTGGCACTGGAAGCCCAGAGCATTTTTTAGCTAGGTTCATATAATCCCTGCTAATCAGTAGGTCAGATTCTCTTTCATCTTGCTCTGGCACTTTCTCCCACTCAGAATGCCATGCTTAACATACAGCAGGCGCTTAGCACACCTACGTCAGATGGCAGGTGGAGAAGAGAGTGACCTCCATGGACCACAGGGCCCACATCCCCCCCACCCAGCAGGCAGTGACTGGATACCTGGCAGCAGAGGCTGCATGCACTCAGGAACAGAGGTACCACTCATTCATTCCTGCATCTCCAAGCCCAGGCTGTCTGAAGGCCATCTGCCTCCCTTGAATCCCAGCCCCCCACACCGACAACCTTCTCACAAACTCCAGCCCTCCTCAACTGCCCTTCCACAAAAATACCACCACTTTCctcctcagcctcagtttccctgtttgTAGGAAGAATCACGGAACACTAGGCAGCTCCAACATTACACATGAGCCAATAGCGGCCAGCATATATTCCCTGTAGCCCTGAGTGGCCATGGGCCCAGGCTGGAGGCAGTGGAACTGGCACAGGCAGAGTGTGCACTGCAGGCCACTGGCCTTGAGACAGTTCCAGAAGAGGCAGCCCTACACCTGGGCCTTGCAGGTTCCTGGAGTGAGGGGTGGCAGAGGGGACGGTGAGAGCAGGTTGCCACAGGCAGAACAAGAGTTGCACTGGGGGGCGGGGTGGTGGTCTCCACATGGGTCCCAGGCCCAGGACCAGGTAACTTCTGTTTTGCTGCCTTCTTGCAGCCCCATGATTATTTTGAGGTCCTGTTACATTAGTTACTACTTATCCACAGGGATACACtgcaagacccccagtggatgctgAAACCATGGATGGTACCATGCCCTCTCTaaaccatgctttttttttttcctgtataaacTTATAAACCTGTGATGACATTTCATGTTTCAGTAAGGTACAGTAAGATATTAACAATTAATGCTGAAATAAAGCAGTTTGTAACAATACACTATACAGAAGTTAAGCAAATGTGGTCTCTCTCAACATATTGGTAAGTTTTCCTTTATGAGCTGTGGACCTCATATTTTTCTGCAGTCTGAGGTATTACAGGAAAGTTACcatgtgtttctttttccttcttcttagcAACCTAAGCatactctttctttcctttccttttcttcagatTGAGAACTTGCTCCTTTTCACATACAAGAGGCATTTAATAAATaccttctctttggcatatccaaaTTGCCAGCTTCACTGctcttgcactttggggccattattaggTAAACAAGGGTAACTTGAACACAGCATTGTGATATTGCAACTGTCAATCTGATAACCACGGTAGCTACTGAGTAACTAATAGATGGGTAATGTGTACACGGTGGTTTCACTGGAGGAAGGGATGACTCACACCCTCGCAGGACTAAGCAGGCTCCCGTGAGATTTCTTCACACTACTCAGACCACTGTGTTGTTTAAACTGGTGAGTTCTTTCTTcctatctttccttcttcttcttcttcttcttcttctttttttttttttttgtggtgtgtgtgtgcacgcaacCCAGGGTTGCTTTCCCACTAAGcttcatccctagccctttttatatttcaatttgaGTCAGCAGcgtgctaagttgcccagggttggtcttgaacttgcaatcctcctgcctcagtttcctgagcctctgggatttcagcatgtgctaccatgccaaACTAtgacttatttatttctgaaaatttccacTTACTATTTTCAGACTGTGgttgaccatgggtaactgaaacctCTGATAAGGGAGCTACTGAATTGCTAATTGAATTCTGTGGGATGGACATGGCATGGCTTTTCATCTATCtacctgttgatggacacttgggtgcCTTCCATTTGAGGCTATCACAAGAGCACTGCTGTTACCTTTGTCTTGTCTTAGTGCAGATATGGGCTTCTCTAGGGGAGGGACCCAGTGACTCGGTGGGAATACGCCTAGCTTCTGGAGTTGCTGCCAGCATGCTCTCTAAGGGACACACTGTGTCACCACCTCCTCCTTGCTGTTCTCTGACTCTGCAACTCCAGCTGTTTCTTGGTATAAGTGGAGCCTCTGCTGGTTCTGGTTTGCACTGCTCCTTGCCAAGGAGTGTTGAGCATGTGCTTGTAGACCCTtgtgcactttttaaaatttcacatatttatgaTACACAAATACATCATTTAATGTTCAAACCAGGGCTTttggcatatccatcaccttaaataattatcattttttgtagtaaaaacatttaaaatcctctctTTTAGCTCCCCCCTCAACCTGGGGAGTcgaaacccaggtcctcatgcatatCAGACAAATAAATGTTCTATAGCTGAgactcatccccagcccctctcttagCTATGCTTAAATATTCGATGACTTTTGCTCACTGGGCTCACCCTGTTGTACATGTTGTCACTCATATGCGGAAGCTGAAACATCTGTTCTCATAGAAGTGGACCAGAGGCCGGGACGGGAGGAAGAAGGGCATTAGGGAGAGGCTGGTCAAAATTGCAGTAAGACAGCAGGATGGCTCTGGTGGCGGCTGTGGAGCCCTCTGCACACTGAAATAAAGCAGTTGTAACAATATATTATACAGAGCCATCCTGCTGTCTTACTGCAATTTTGACCAGCCTCTCCCTAATGCCCTTCTTCCTCCCGTCCCGGCCTCTGGTCCACTTCTATGAGAACAGATGtttcagcttccacatatgagtgacAACATGTGCTACttgcctttctgtgcctggcttatttcgcttaacatgatgatctccatttccatccatgtgGCCAATGACAGGATTCCCTCTTTTTAAGGACTGAACAGTCTTTCACTGCGCATACTACAGAGCGATAATAACCCagatagcatggtattggcatgaaAACAAACCCACACAATGCAGCAGAGCAGAGACCCCAGGGATAAACCCACATATTGACAGCCGATGATTTTCAACAAGGCGCCAAGAACGCATACTGGGGAAAGGACAGTCGTTCCAATAGATGGTGCTGGGGGACTAGAGATCACCTGCAGAGGAAGGAGACTAAACCACACCAAAGACAAACATGAGACCTGAAATGTCAAACCACTGGAAGAAAACGGGAAACGCTTCCCCATCTGGTCTGGGCAGGACGCCCCACCCAGGCCGCCAGAACCGAGCGCTCCTCCCGCTCTCCTAGGCTGGTGGCGGCGcgccctcccccagcctcctgccAGCCCCGACGACCCCGTCCCTCCTCTCTCCGCAGCCACACGGGAGTCGGCCTTCGTCCACGCGATTGCTTCCGCCGGCGTGGCCTTCGCGGTGACGCGCTCGTGCGCAGAGGGCTCGGCCGCCATCTGCGGCTGCAGCAGCCGCCACCAGGGCGCGCCCGGCGAGGGCTGGAAGTGGGGCGGCTGCAGCGAGGACACCGAGTTTGGCGGGATGGTGTCTCGAGAGTTCGCTGATGCCCGGGAGAACCGGCCGGATGCCCGCTCCGCCATGAACCGCCACAACAATGAGGCCGGTCGCCAGGTACGTCCCCGGGATCAAGGGTCCTGGGGCAATGGGGGCTTCCTCAGCAGGGCAAGCGTCTGTCGGGCAGTacggcgggcggggcgggggaggGCTGCCTGCGGTGCCCAGACTGGAGGTCTGTCACATCCTGTCCAGCAATGCCTGAAGGTCAGCACTGTCCACCTGCGCTCCAAACATCCCCTGCATGCCTATGGGATGGCGAGGCCACCTGTGTGTGGGGTcactgggaggagggaggccttCATGATCCCCTGTGCCATCCAGGGAGAAAGAGAGCCAGGCAGGGGAGTCTGCAACCAGGACATGCACACGAGGTGACCATTCACCAAGGGGAGGGAGacaaagacaggaggacaggtGGTGGATGGATAAGGGCAAGCAGATATTCATGAGaatgtgaaaaacaaaagaggaaagacaAGAACAAAACGTTGAAAGCTTCCACCTTTTGCCTGGAGGTAATAGGGTCTTGCTGTTTGCATCAAGGTTTCAGGAAGAAAGACAGAAGCCTGAATTTTCTTGTGCAGAGGGCTATTTTCACTGCTCACCCTCTTCAGAGAGTAAACTTCCAGACCATGAACACTCCATGTCTAGTAGACCCAGGaatgaaagtgtattttaaaagtattttataccCATTGGCTCCCATTgtccatcttctttttttatatatatttattttttagttgtaactggacccaatacctttatttatttatttttatgtggttctgaggatcgaacccagggcctcacacatgctaggcgagcgctctactgctgagccacaaccccagccctctgtctAGCTTCTTGTAGCCAGGAGCAACCTCTTTATGTGGCAGGAGTGTGGGGTGTATTTCAAAAAGGGTGAGCAGGGGTCTCTGCCTGAGGGACACTAAGCACAACTGAGGGAGAGTTGCCAACATGAAAATAGTGTCCGAATGTGACGTTCAGACCTTCATCTCTCTCCTGAAACCCCAGTTACAGGAGCAGATCTTCATTAgcttcaggcaggaggatggaagagTCTCTCTGGTAATGCAACCCACCCAGAAGAAAAGGCTTAAGATACTCATGGGGGAGTCCCTAACAAAATAAGGCAGCCGATCATACTTCAGTGAGCATCAAAGTTGacgcacccccacacacacatgagGATTTCCACCAAGCTACTCAGTGTACCACTTTCAGTGTGTGCAGACAGCCAGGGATCACCAGACACGTAAAGAAAGCCTCTGCTACCAACAATAGTTAAGAGTAAAATACACGAACAAGAACAGAACTTAAGGGAAAGAGTATTGTAAGGAGAGAAGAGAACTTCAAAAAACTGTCAGTATCTACAAAGAAACAATACACCATATCCATGACATTGGAATAGgatgtaaatttaaataaaagtcagagggaaaaaaagagctatttgtaatataaaatataaattttaaaaattcagaatatcttagcagggcatggtagcacatgtctgtaatcccagtgacttgggaggtggagacaggaagattgcaagttcaaagccagcctcagcaaaaagtgaggtgctaagcaactcagtgagaccctgcctctaaataatatacaaaattgggctgggatgtggctcagtggtcaagtgcccctgagttcaattcctggtacttactatctatctatctatctatctatctatctatatatataatatatatatatatatatatatatatatatatatatatatatataaattttggaagATAGTTAAGACACTTTCCCATAAGACAGAAAGAGCCAAAAATAGCCAAAGAGATGAAAGATAAACAAGAACAGAAAATGTGGCAGGTCTTTCCAACAAACACAAAGATGAATACAAAGAGGAGCAATTtagcccatatatatatatacatacacacacacacacacacacacacacacacacaaatacatacaaacacacaccaaaaaaaaaaaaatcaggaagtttCCCCAGAACTGTCAGTGGCTGAACAGCAAGGAGGAAAGACCCACAAGACTCACTGATGTGAAGTTCAGAGCCTACAACATATTGAAGCCCACTAACTTTCAGGAAGAATGTTTGGGTTTATGCAAAAGATCAGGAATCAAAATTGGATCAGACTTCTCAGAACAACAATGAAGGTTAGAATAAAACAGGGTAATACCTTCAGAACTCTGAGGGACAAAATGGTTTAAACCAAGAGTTTCAGACCCAGCTAAACTATACATTAAACAGCATATGcagtagaaaatatttgttttcagacatacatattttacaaaatttaccAGAAGTCATCTTCTGGCAAAAAAAGATATCTCCAAGAAGATGAAATTTATAGAATTGATAGATGCGTGAGCATCCTGAAGAAGGCATTTAGATAATTAAGGAAGAATTGGAGGATGAATCAATGACAGATACAATAAtaacagcaaagagaaaaagtcatgtgggaaaagaaataatacacCACATGGCTTCATGGAGTATGACATTTAACATGGGGCTAACACCATCAGCAGAAATGTTGACCTTACTGAAATTCTGCTCTAGTTATTAGATTGGGCAGGGGGAGAGTTGAGAAGTATGGTTGGGTGATGAGACAGAGAACCAAATTTCCATCTCATCGTGAGAAGCCCCCTTGGCTGAGTTACTCATGGTAGATGGCACCGTGGTGGGAGGACAAGTGAGAGGGAGAGATCTCATGGAGagacagggagcagggagggccAGGCTTGATTTTCTATAAACCCTCTGACAAGAACTAACCAGGGCCCACAAGGACTTTCTCAATTTCTTCCTTCATCACAGACATTATAGAAGTAGAATCAGCCAAGGGGGTCCATAAGGAGGGACATCATAGGCTGCTGCTTTGGGAGCCTTGAGTCTGACAGGAGTACCATCCTTCCATAGGAACGTGATGGCTCTTGGGGCACATGGAGAGGGCCTCTGTTCTGCCTGGGATTCCTGCAGGTGAGCTGCAGGGAAAGAGCAGGCCCCTCAGTAGGAGACACAACAGGGGCTGTGTCCCCAGTGAGCTAATACCTTCTCACCTCTTTCTatttaagtgtatttttatttttaattgacatataataattgcacatattttgGGATACAATGTGACATTTAAATACATGTATAGAGTGTGTAAAGATCAGATCGAGGTCACTGACATTTCTATCACTTCAAACGTTGATCATTTCTTTGTCCTGGGAATGTTCAGAATCCTCTCCACTGGTCATTTTGTGGTCAACACCGTAGTTACCCCCACTTCACCATGTTACATTAGAAGTCATTTCTCTTGTCCAACTTAGGCCTCACCTTTTAAAGGTCTTACTATCTCTCCACATCACCACCCTGGGGGCCACCCTGGGGACCGAGCTCCCAGCACATGTACCTTGGGGGAaacaccacatccaaaccatggcaGCCCCACACAGCCGACATGTCAGGTTAGGAATGAATGCAGTCAATACCCAAATCATGAAAGTGATCCTCTACATCCTTCTCTTCATTAAGTCCTGGGAATCCAGCATTAGGTTTGCACATGCAGCACTTCTCCATTAGGATTAGCCATATCTGGAGGGTCATGAGTGACCAGGTCCTACCGCAGTCAACAGTGTTGCCATAGACAGTTCTGAATGCCAGCTGCCCCTTTGCCTTCACCTACACCCCTTTCcccaaagaaggaaagggaggctgTGTTCCCACTGTCCTCCTGAAGTCCCacttctcctgcctttccccagAGAAGGGAAGCATTTTCTATTACCAAACACACTCCTCATCCAGGCCCTGCCCAATGTCCTCAGGCCCCCAAGGCCTCCCTGAGTCCATAAGGGATCACTCCCAGGGTTCCTACTCAGAACTCCCAGCCCTCAAGCAACTATTCTGGGCAGCCCTCCAATTCTCCCTCTTTGGATGAAGGTCTTCCTTCTGGCATCCACAGACCATGACACGTATGATTTTAATGTCCCCCATCACACCCACAGAACATACACAGAAAGGAAGCCTCTCAGGTCCTGTGACTTAGAGGCCTTGGATCTGGCAGGACAGACCTCTGGGCTGGAGCACTAGTTGCTATAGGGAAGATGGTGGTGCTGGGGGAGCACGAAGGGCCCCGGGGGCTTTATGGAGCAAGTGGGCTGCAGGCAAAGAGCAGGGAGAGAAGCAGCAGGGGGTTGAGCAGACCCTGACTCACATGGGCACTTCTGCAGGCCATTGCCAGTCATATGCACCTCAAGTGCAAGTGTCACGGTTTGTCGGGCAGCTGCGAGGTGAAGACCTGCTGGTGGTCGCAGCCCGACTTCCGCACCATTGGTGACTTTCTCAAGGACAAGTATGACAGCGCCTCTGAGATGGTGGTGGAGAAGCACCGCGAGTCACGCGGCTGGGTGGAGACCCTGCGGCCGCGCTACACCTACTTCAAAGTGCCCACGGAGCGTGACCTGGTCTATTACGAGGCCTCGCCCAATTTCTGTGAGCCCAACCCGGAGACGGGCTCCTTTGGCACGCGCGACCGCACATGCAACGTGAGCTCGCATGGCATTGACGGCTGCGACCTGCTATGCTGCGGCCGTGGCCACAATGCGCGCACCGAGAGGCGTAGGGAGAAATGCCATTGCGTGTTCCACTGGTGCTGCTATGTCAGCTGCCAGGAGTGTGCGCGCGTCTACGACGTGCACACCTGCAAATAGGCAGCTCTCCCGAGACCGTGGGACAGGGCTCCCACTGGGGCCCGACCCCCACCTGGAGGTGGGCTCCTCTCTGACAGGGCAGGGCTTAGACAGGGGCAGGTGGAGTTACTCCTTGGACAGGTGGGGCTGGTGAATGAGCAGAGGTTGCTTGACTGGGTGGAGCCCCTTCCAGTAGAGCCGGGCTCTGAAAGGGGCGGGGCTTCGGAACCGGTTTCTCCCTGGAGTGGAGCTGCTGTCCCAGGCCCGGCTTGAAGGGAGGGACCTGCGGGAACTGGGCCCCTGGAGAAGGGGCTTTTTCCTGTTTAAGTGGAGTTCCTGACTGGAGGGGCCCTCCCGTGGGTGGGACTTTGGATGGGGCGGGGCTCCTCTCTGAGGGTGGGGCTTTTCCTGTGGGGCGGGGCTCCTGAGGGCCCACTACCCTCCTCTCCTGCCCGCTGAGCAAAGCACATCCCCTGATGAAGTGAGCTGCAGAGACTCCGCGGGGGGTACTGGATCCCCGTTTCCATGCTTCTGGAATCTGGGAGCTTTTCTCCAACCCCTGTGCACCTCTCTCTCCACCTAGGGACTCCCACTCTCCCCACTGGGACCCCTCTGGAGGAAAGTCTCCCGCGTCCCCTCGCCCTCCAACCCTGAGAACCCAGCTCAGACCTGGGAGAACTGACTTGGTAGAGGATGGCTGGGGAGGGGGGTCTGAATCCCTGAGCCTCTTCCCACTGAGGCCTGCCTCTGGCCTGGCCTCCAATCCCAGGCATCTTCCAGGaaatgtgccactgtacccagcccacTGAAGTTCCTGTTCTGGTCTGGACTGTGCCCAGCCCCCAAGGCCACTCAGAGATGAGTTCTGTGAAAACTGTGGGGGCATCAGTGCAGACCCTGCCTTAGACAGAGGACCCACAGCCACAGCAGTCTCCCTCCCATCCCCACATGGCCAGCACTGAACCCTGCTGTTGAGGCCAAGGTGTCCAAACCTGCCTGCCACCAGCCAACACCCAGGAGCTTTTGAAG is a window encoding:
- the Wnt3a gene encoding protein Wnt-3a, producing the protein MAPLGYFLVLCSLEQALGSYPIWWSLAIGPQYSSLSTHPILCASIPGLVPKQLRFCRNYVEIMPSVAEGVKLGIQECQHQFRGRRWNCTTVDDSLAIFGPVLDKATRESAFVHAIASAGVAFAVTRSCAEGSAAICGCSSRHQGAPGEGWKWGGCSEDTEFGGMVSREFADARENRPDARSAMNRHNNEAGRQAIASHMHLKCKCHGLSGSCEVKTCWWSQPDFRTIGDFLKDKYDSASEMVVEKHRESRGWVETLRPRYTYFKVPTERDLVYYEASPNFCEPNPETGSFGTRDRTCNVSSHGIDGCDLLCCGRGHNARTERRREKCHCVFHWCCYVSCQECARVYDVHTCK